From Ficedula albicollis isolate OC2 chromosome 5, FicAlb1.5, whole genome shotgun sequence, one genomic window encodes:
- the LOC101807142 gene encoding outer dense fiber protein 3-like, translated as MPAEQERVYTRWRHPLCQARTVLLLCCWPGQQALPQGTAGSSCSIFASNLLLAPKSSFSSICYLFFVTSFTFFRDARFPFFLLWATGKFHSKAVSEKPLGSTPVFPVLSLATSMEGAWVGTWRPHPRRGPILAEFSTPGPKYGLPGTTGHPGHDPTRDRAPAYTFRGTKITATDSCSPGPRYYIHSSITNTGKYVSPSAHVTGRYKTKNEVTPGPSDYTTEPANKHVYLSAPANSMVSRPKDLKGFQTPGPAAYTLPKVMGPRTAYTHAEPCYSMLWKSQYQSCFQDLAKTPGPAAFQKVELDVYKPKAPKYTMGLKTNPVGKGIAPGPADYSLGKVSVTKCRDPAFSFGIRHSLYKASLVPEKHLD; from the exons ATGCCAGCTGAGCAAGAGCGCGTCTACACGCGCTGGAGGCACCCACTCTGCCAGGCCAGAACTGtgcttctcctctgctgctggcctggccaACAAGCACTGCctcagggaacagcagggagCTCTTGCAGCATCTTTGCTTCTAACTTGCTGCTTGCCCCCAAGtcctctttctcctccat cTGCTACTTATTTTTCGTCACTTCCTTCACTTTCTTTCGTGATGCTAGGTTCCCTTTCTTCCTGCTCTGGGCTACAGGAAAATTCCATTCCAAGGCTGTGTCAGAGAAGCCCCTTGGTAGCACTCCTGTTTTTCCTGTACTTTCTCTAGCCACCAGCATGGAGGGAGCCTGGGTAGGCACATGGAGACCGCATCCTCGAAGGGGCCCCATCCTTGCAGAGTTCAGCACCCCAGGCCCCAAGTATGGGCTCCCTGGGACAACAG GTCACCCAGGTCATGATCCCACCAGAGACAGAGCCCCTGCATACACTTTTAGAGGAACCAAAATTACTGCCACAGACTCATGCTCACCAGGTCCTCGATACTACATCCATTCATCCATCACCAACACTGGGAAGTATGTGTCTCCATCGGCACATGTGACTGGACGATATAAGACCAAGAATGAGGTCACGCCAGGACCCA gtgACTACACCACAGAACCAGCGAACAAACATGTCTATCTTAGCGCACCAGCAAATAGCATGGTGTCCCGACCCAAGGACCTAAAAGGCTTCCAAACACCAG GTCCTGCTGCCTATACCCTGCCCAAAGTTATGGGACCCCGCACAGCATACACCCACGCGGAACCATGCTACTCTATGCTGTGGAAGAGCCAATACCAGAGCTGTTTCCAGGACCTGGCAAAG ACCCCAGgtcctgcagcatttcagaaggTGGAACTGGACGTTTACAAACCCAAGGCTCCCAAGTACACAATGGGGCTTAAAACCAATCCTGTTGGCAAGGGTATAGCTCCAGGTCCAGCAGACTACAGCCTTGGAAAG GTGTCAGTGACTAAGTGCCGGGATCCTGCTTTCAGTTTTGGAATTCGACATTCTCTCTACAAAGCTTCTTTAGTGCCGGAAAAACATCTTGATTAA
- the LOC101816249 gene encoding translation initiation factor IF-2-like — MAGCAAAPSTPSPRGALQAIGQRCSTNTPRAAPAIPRQWAPARERPLVTGCGEPAGTAPPRTRVPERRRLWPGGAQGNTVCPGACRGGSPARAGPAAAGGGQLPGRKGGNGWGSRVIPSAQHSLGLIQALCPHWAPGDRLANLRSSGGKAGLCGWDCPGWSREGLGACHNVVPIGHAKKPGCQPQMLSVFRLLPSITADLTDAHLREEIPSHA, encoded by the exons ATggcagg TTGCGCGGCAGCCCCATCCACgcccagccccagaggagccctgcaggCAATAGGGCAGCGCTGCAGCACCAACACGCCCCGGGCCGCCCCCGCCATCCCCCGGCAGTGGGCTCCTGCGAGGGAAAGGCCGCTTGTGACAGGCTGCGGGGAGCCGGCAGGCACGGCCCCGCCGCGGACACGCGTCCCCGAGCGCAGGCGGCTCTGGCCCGGCGGTGCCCAGGGGAACACGGTGTGTCCAGGCGCTTGCAGGGGCGGGAGCCCGGCCAGAGCGGGCCCGGCCGCAGCCGGCGGGGGACAGCTGCCAGGGCGAAAGGGCGGCAACGGATGG GGTTCAAGGGTGATCCCTTCTGCTCAGCACTCGTTGGGCCTCATTCAGGCATTATGTCCTCATTGGGCTCCTGGAGACAGGCTGGCAAACTTAAGAAGCTCAGGGGGCAAGGCAGGTTTGTGTGGATGGGACTGTCCAGGATGGAGTAGAGAAGGCCTTGGTGCATGTCACAACGTGGTGCCTATAG GTCATGCAAAGAAACCTGGATGCCAGCCACAGATGCTGAGTGTTTTCAGACTTCTCCCCA GCATCACTGCTGATCTAACTGACGCACACTTGAGGGAAGAGATACCTTCACATGCTTGA
- the LOC101807444 gene encoding outer dense fiber protein 3-like, protein MEGAWVGTWRPHPRRGPILAEFSTPGPKYGLPGTTGHPGHDPTMERAPAYSFRGTKCPSSMTCSPGPRYFIDSSITKTGKHVPPTALVTARPKTKIAVTPGPSDYTTEPANKHVYLSAPANSMVSRPKDLKGFQTPGPAAYTLPKVMGPRTAYTHAEPCYSMLWKSQYQSCFQDLAKTPGPAAFQKVELDVYKPKAPKYTMGLKTNPVGKGIAPGPADYSLGKVSVTKCRDPAFSFGIRHSLYKASLVPEKHLD, encoded by the exons ATGGAGGGAGCCTGGGTAGGAACCTGGAGGCCCCATCCTCGAAGGGGCCCCATCCTTGCAGAGTTCAGCACCCCAGGCCCCAAGTATGGGCTCCCTGGGACAACAG GTCACCCAGGTCATGATCC TACCATGGAGAGAGCTCCCGCATACTCATTTCGGGGGACCAAATGTCCTAGTTCAATGACCTGCTCACCAGGTCCTCGATACTTCATTGATTCATCAATCACTAAAACCGGGAAGCATGTGCCTCCTACGGCACTGGTGACGGCACGCCCGAAGACCAAGATTGCTGTCACGCCAGGACCCA gtgACTACACCACAGAACCAGCGAACAAACATGTCTATCTTAGCGCACCAGCAAATAGCATGGTGTCCCGACCCAAGGACCTAAAAGGCTTCCAAACACCAG GTCCTGCTGCCTATACCCTGCCCAAAGTTATGGGACCCCGCACAGCATACACCCACGCGGAACCATGCTACTCTATGCTGTGGAAGAGCCAATACCAGAGCTGTTTCCAGGACCTGGCAAAG ACCCCAGgtcctgcagcatttcagaaggTGGAACTGGACGTTTACAAACCCAAGGCTCCCAAGTACACAATGGGGCTTAAAACCAATCCTGTTGGCAAGGGTATAGCTCCAGGTCCAGCAGACTACAGCCTTGGAAAG GTGTCAGTGACTAAGTGCCGGGATCCTGCTTTCAGTTTTGGAATTCGACATTCTCTCTACAAAGCTTCTTTAGTGCCGGAAAAACATCTTGATTAA